Proteins from a genomic interval of Rhizobium rhododendri:
- the tnpC gene encoding IS66 family transposase (programmed frameshift) — protein MSLPPLSFPDDLASAHAALLIEREARLRGEAEATSAKAKLSSIEALNAHLQLLIAKLERDKHGPSRERTQRLIDQMELQLEELVADATEDELASQVSAAKTQVVRAFTRKRPVRKPWPETIERERVVIDAPSACDHCGSERLSKLGEDTTETLEEIPRRFKVVETVREKFTCRDCGCISQSPAPFHATPRGFLGPKLLATIVFDKFSEHQPLNRQSRRFRSEGIDLSTQTLADQVGYVSAAVTPLFDLIETHVFAAERLHGDDTTIPILAKGQCTTGRIWTYVCDDRPFGGLSPPAAVFYASSDRRGEHPQRHLAEFTGILQADCYNGFNPLFDRTKKQIPVTPAFCFAHARRKFFELADVSRSARRGKGAKPVSATALEAVKRIDALFDIERDINGQSAGERLAVRQEMSKPLLEELETWLRQEREGLSRSSPVLEPINYMLSRWQDFARYADDGRICMTNNAAERALRGVACGRKNWNFAGSDRGADRAAIMLTLITTARLNDIDPKAWLADVLARIADLPVSHLHELLPWEWKRIKAAEIAVAA, from the exons ATGTCGTTACCACCGCTTTCCTTTCCTGACGATCTTGCCAGCGCCCACGCCGCGCTGCTGATAGAACGCGAGGCACGGTTGCGGG GCGAGGCGGAAGCCACCAGCGCCAAGGCAAAACTTTCCAGCATCGAGGCGCTCAACGCCCATCTGCAATTGCTGATCGCCAAGCTGGAACGCGACAAACATGGTCCAAGCCGGGAGCGCACCCAGCGGCTGATCGACCAGATGGAATTGCAGCTCGAGGAGCTGGTTGCCGATGCCACCGAGGACGAGCTCGCTTCACAAGTGTCTGCCGCCAAAACCCAAGTCGTGCGTGCCTTCACCCGCAAGCGGCCAGTGCGCAAGCCTTGGCCAGAGACTATCGAGCGCGAGCGCGTCGTCATCGACGCGCCCAGTGCCTGCGATCACTGCGGCAGCGAACGCCTGTCGAAGCTCGGTGAGGACACCACCGAGACGCTGGAGGAGATCCCGCGCCGCTTCAAGGTCGTCGAGACCGTGCGGGAGAAGTTCACGTGCCGGGACTGCGGCTGCATCAGCCAATCGCCCGCACCCTTCCATGCAACGCCACGTGGCTTTCTCGGCCCCAAGCTACTCGCCACCATCGTCTTCGACAAATTCTCTGAGCATCAGCCGCTCAACCGCCAGAGCCGTCGCTTTCGCAGTGAAGGGATCGATCTGTCCACCCAGACGCTTGCCGACCAGGTTGGCTACGTCAGCGCCGCCGTCACACCGCTGTTCGATCTCATTGAGACCCATGTGTTTGCGGCCGAGCGGTTGCACGGCGACGACACCACCATCCCGATCCTCGCCAAGGGCCAGTGCACGACGGGGCGCATATGGACCTACGTTTGCGACGACAGGCCGTTTGGTGGGCTATCACCGCCGGCGGCCGTCTTCTACGCCTCCAGTGATAGGCGGGGTGAGCATCCGCAACGACACCTGGCCGAGTTCACCGGTATCCTGCAGGCTGATTGCTACAATGGCTTCAATCCGCTCTTCGATCGGACCAAGAAACAGATCCCGGTGACGCCGGCCTTCTGTTTTGCCCACGCGCGCCGAAAGTTCTTCGAGTTGGCAGATGTCTCGCGAAGTGCCCGGCGGGGCAAAGGGGCAAAGCCTGTCTCTGCGACGGCGTTGGAGGCGGTCAAGCGTATCGATGCGCTGTTTGACATAGAGCGCGACATTAACGGCCAGAGCGCCGGTGAGCGACTTGCCGTGCGCCAGGAAATGAGCAAACCGCTGCTCGAAGAGCTGGAGACCTGGTTGCGGCAGGAGCGCGAAGGTTTGTCGCGATCCTCACCGGTGCTTGAGCCGATCAACTACATGCTGTCGCGCTGGCAGGACTTTGCCAGATACGCCGATGACGGCAGGATCTGCATGACGAACAACGCGGCGGAAAGAGCTCTGCGCGGCGTGGCGTGCGGAAGGAAAAACTGGAACTTCGCCGGGTCCGATCGCGGCGCAGACCGGGCTGCCATCATGCTGACCCTTATCACCACGGCCCGTCTCAACGATATCGATCCGAAGGCCTGGCTGGCGGACGTGCTGGCTCGCATCGCCGATCTGCCCGTCTCCCACCTGCACGAATTGTTGCCATGGGAATGGAAGAGGATCAAGGCGGCGGAGATTGCGGTTGCTGCGTAA
- a CDS encoding DUF6429 family protein — MEIDEGKIDDAVLALLWLTLHNERCAWKGFDWATTDRLHQKGLIGDPVNKSKSLVLTDEGLRRSEELFRQLFTQQPQSPPP, encoded by the coding sequence ATGGAGATCGACGAAGGCAAAATCGACGATGCTGTGCTGGCGCTGCTATGGCTGACGCTTCACAACGAGCGTTGCGCCTGGAAGGGTTTTGACTGGGCTACGACGGATCGGTTGCATCAGAAAGGCTTGATTGGCGATCCGGTGAACAAGTCGAAGTCGCTGGTGCTGACGGATGAGGGTCTACGCCGATCGGAAGAGCTTTTCCGGCAGTTATTTACGCAGCAACCGCAATCTCCGCCGCCTTGA